A genomic stretch from Candidatus Amarolinea dominans includes:
- a CDS encoding amidohydrolase encodes MISVDTIVHGGIVVTMNAKEEIVADGAVAVREGQVVAVGPAATILSRYVAPQMVDCAGQVIMPGLINAHTHVPMSLLRGLADDLRLDVWLLGYMMPVEREYVGEDFCHWGTLLSCAEMIRSGVTCFNDMYYYEDAVARAVDAVGMRAILGQTILRFPSPDAASYDESLAYCRQFIERWRHHPRIVPSVAPHAPYTSTPEMLEACVNLAVEFNVPLHIHLCETSLEVMNSRKEHGDPPIAYVNRLGLFQAKVIAAHCVHLDDGEMRILANTRTGVAHNPSSNMKLASGVAPVVRLRSLGVHVGLGTDGQASNNDQDMFEEMRLAAFLPKGTMGDPTLLPARDVFAMATIEARAVHLDHLIGSLEVGKRADLTVVDMKAPHLNPRYQLSPAHIYSHLVYAAKASDVCHVMVDGQWLLRDGQYLTIDVPLVIEKATEFAARINTFISQREQSLLDKLLAVSDLDMQQSLQESFEVQVKVEVDDLRPLEELLHQAPFEIIRRSVRQQFDTYFLFDQGKMGGYVRYREDNKIVEPEDGRQGMGPGPSIEPHYYLTVIGETKEREYADSVILSRSHYLAAAVHSLRFYQEYFQPDRVREIIKWRTRYWVRYKGEEFALNFDRLSKPMVSTPFLEIKSRTWSRADAEKKADLIGEILRLLKINLRSRRLGEYTSLAW; translated from the coding sequence ATGATCAGCGTGGACACCATTGTACACGGCGGCATCGTGGTTACGATGAACGCCAAAGAGGAAATCGTGGCCGATGGCGCCGTGGCGGTGCGCGAGGGGCAGGTGGTCGCGGTGGGGCCGGCCGCGACGATTTTGAGCCGTTACGTGGCGCCGCAGATGGTTGACTGTGCCGGGCAAGTGATCATGCCGGGGCTGATCAACGCGCATACGCACGTGCCGATGAGCCTGCTGCGCGGCCTGGCCGATGACTTGCGCCTGGATGTCTGGCTGCTCGGCTACATGATGCCGGTGGAGCGGGAGTACGTGGGCGAGGACTTCTGTCATTGGGGCACGTTGCTCTCGTGTGCCGAGATGATTCGCTCCGGCGTCACCTGTTTCAACGATATGTACTACTACGAGGATGCCGTGGCCCGCGCGGTGGACGCGGTCGGCATGCGCGCCATTCTGGGGCAGACGATTCTGCGCTTCCCGTCGCCCGATGCAGCCAGCTACGATGAGAGCCTGGCCTACTGCCGGCAGTTCATCGAACGTTGGCGCCACCATCCGCGCATCGTGCCGTCGGTGGCGCCGCACGCGCCGTACACCTCCACGCCGGAAATGCTCGAGGCCTGCGTCAACCTGGCGGTGGAGTTCAACGTGCCGCTGCACATCCACCTCTGCGAGACGTCGCTGGAGGTGATGAACAGCCGCAAGGAGCATGGCGATCCGCCTATCGCCTATGTCAATCGCCTGGGCCTTTTCCAGGCCAAAGTCATCGCCGCGCACTGTGTACACCTGGACGATGGCGAAATGCGCATCCTGGCGAACACACGCACCGGCGTCGCGCACAACCCGTCGAGCAATATGAAGCTCGCCAGCGGGGTGGCGCCTGTGGTGCGCCTGCGCAGCCTGGGCGTACACGTGGGTCTGGGCACCGATGGTCAGGCCAGCAACAACGACCAGGATATGTTCGAGGAAATGCGCCTGGCGGCCTTCCTGCCCAAAGGAACGATGGGCGACCCCACGCTGCTGCCAGCGCGTGATGTCTTTGCCATGGCCACAATCGAGGCGCGCGCAGTCCATCTCGATCATCTGATCGGCTCGTTGGAAGTAGGCAAGCGCGCAGACCTGACCGTGGTGGACATGAAGGCGCCACACCTCAACCCACGCTACCAACTCAGCCCGGCTCACATCTATTCGCACCTGGTTTACGCGGCCAAGGCCAGCGATGTCTGCCACGTGATGGTAGATGGTCAATGGCTGCTACGTGACGGTCAGTATCTGACGATTGACGTGCCTCTCGTGATCGAGAAGGCAACCGAGTTTGCCGCCCGCATCAACACCTTCATTAGCCAGCGCGAGCAGAGCCTGCTCGATAAGCTGCTGGCGGTGAGCGATCTCGACATGCAGCAGTCCTTGCAGGAGTCGTTCGAGGTGCAGGTGAAAGTGGAAGTGGATGACCTGCGCCCGCTCGAGGAGCTGCTGCACCAGGCGCCGTTCGAAATCATCCGGCGCAGCGTACGCCAGCAGTTCGACACCTATTTCCTGTTCGACCAGGGCAAGATGGGCGGCTATGTGCGCTACCGCGAGGACAACAAGATCGTGGAGCCGGAGGATGGGCGCCAGGGCATGGGGCCAGGGCCATCCATCGAGCCGCACTACTACCTGACGGTGATTGGGGAGACGAAGGAGCGCGAGTATGCCGATTCGGTTATTCTCTCGCGTTCGCACTACCTGGCGGCCGCGGTCCATTCCCTGCGTTTCTACCAGGAGTATTTCCAGCCCGACCGTGTGCGTGAGATCATCAAGTGGCGCACGCGCTACTGGGTGCGCTACAAGGGTGAGGAATTTGCGCTGAACTTCGACCGCCTGAGCAAGCCGATGGTCAGCACACCGTTTCTGGAGATCAAGAGTCGCACCTGGTCACGCGCGGACGCGGAAAAGAAGGCCGATCTGATCGGCGAGATTCTGCGCCTGCTCAAGATCAACCTGCGCAGCCGGCGCCTGGGCGAGTACACCTCCCTGGCCTGGTGA
- the mtnP gene encoding S-methyl-5'-thioadenosine phosphorylase, with translation MTDSFRIGIIGGSGVYQMEALQEMREITLDTPFGAPSDAYITGVLDGTPVAFLARHGRGHRISPTQLNSRANIWGFKALGVEYLISISACGSLQEGIAPGHIVVPDQLFDRTHLRPLSFFDDPTAGTGGLVVHVSLADPFCPFLSDVCLAAVHETGNPVHQGGVFITIEGPRFSTKGESRIFRQWGCSIIGMTAVPEAQLAREAGMSYATMAHVTDYDVWHETEEPVTVDAVIRVLLHNAEVAKTAVRNAVRLLSTAGPSPQADALKDAIITDRSRIPAQTKTRLEMLIGKYL, from the coding sequence ATGACTGACTCATTTCGCATTGGCATCATTGGCGGCAGCGGCGTCTATCAGATGGAAGCGCTGCAAGAGATGCGCGAGATCACCCTGGACACGCCGTTCGGCGCCCCCTCGGACGCCTACATCACCGGGGTGCTGGATGGCACGCCGGTGGCCTTTCTGGCCCGCCACGGTCGCGGGCATCGCATCTCCCCGACCCAACTCAACTCTCGCGCCAATATCTGGGGCTTCAAGGCGCTTGGCGTCGAGTACCTGATCTCCATTTCGGCCTGCGGCTCCTTGCAGGAAGGGATCGCCCCCGGCCACATCGTTGTGCCGGATCAGCTCTTCGACCGCACGCATCTGCGCCCGCTTTCCTTCTTCGATGACCCCACGGCCGGCACCGGTGGCCTGGTCGTGCATGTCTCGCTGGCGGACCCCTTCTGCCCCTTCCTGAGCGACGTGTGTTTGGCCGCGGTGCATGAGACCGGCAATCCGGTACACCAGGGCGGCGTGTTCATCACCATCGAAGGCCCGCGCTTCAGCACCAAAGGCGAAAGCCGCATCTTCCGCCAATGGGGTTGCAGCATCATCGGCATGACGGCCGTGCCCGAAGCGCAGTTGGCGCGTGAGGCCGGCATGAGCTATGCCACGATGGCGCACGTGACCGATTACGACGTGTGGCACGAGACGGAAGAGCCGGTCACGGTGGACGCGGTCATCCGGGTGCTGCTGCACAACGCCGAGGTTGCCAAGACCGCGGTGCGCAATGCCGTGCGTCTGTTATCCACGGCCGGCCCCAGTCCGCAGGCTGACGCGCTCAAGGATGCCATCATCACCGACCGCAGCCGGATTCCGGCGCAGACGAAAACACGCCTGGAGATGCTGATCGGGAAGTATTTGTAG